Below is a genomic region from Bacillus mycoides.
ACAAATTCACCTTGTTCTGCAATTTCTCTATTATATGATATAGATTTCGTTTGTACATATTCTATAACAGATCGACCTTCTGGTGTTTCATCTAAAACTGAGCTAATCGCAGCCCATTTTCCTACTTGTTCAATCGTTTCATTTCCCACAGGGAGTAGTGTATGTGCCATACGGTTCCCGAAAGTAATCGTACCCGTTTTGTCTAAAATAATTGTATTAATATCACCCGCAGCTTCTACTGCTTTCCCTGACATTGCTAGCACATTAAACTTTGTCACGCGGTCCATCCCGGCAATACCAATCGCTGATAATAACCCACCAATTGTCGTTGGAATTAAACAAACTAACAACGCTACAAGTACAGCAGTATCAATTTGAAACCCTAGATAATTTGTGAAAATCGGCAACGTCACAACAACGATTAAGAAAATAAGCGTTAAACTCGTTAATACTGTATTTAAAGCAATCTCATTCGGCGTTTTTTGACGTGCAGCCCCTTCTACTAACGAAATCATTTTATCAATAAATGATTCACCAGGATTACTCGTAATTACAATTGTAATTTCATCACTTACGACCATCGTACCGCCTGTTACGGAACAAAAATCACCACCCGCTTCTTTTATAACAGGAGCTGATTCTCCTGTTATTGCAGATTCATCTACAGACGCTAATCCTTTAATTACTTCACCATCATTCGGAATCATTTCTCCTTGTTTTACAATAACAACGTCACCTTTTCTCAGATCAGTTGCTGAAACTTGAACAATGTCTCCATTTTCTTTTACAACGTTTGCAAACACATCTTTCTTCGATTGTTTTAAAGAATCGGCTTGCGCTTTACCACGACCTTCAGCCAACGCTTCTGCAAAGTTAGCAAATAAAACTGTAAATAATAGAATAAGAGAAACTGTTATATTAAACCATCCTGGTACACTACTAGAAATACTTGGAAGAAAGGATAAAATTAACGTAATGATAAATCCAATTTCCACAACAAACATAATCGGATTCTTTATCATTACTTTCGGGTTCAATTTCGCAAAGGATTGTTTCATCGCATGTGTCACGATATCACGATCCATCGTTTTCGCTTGTCTAACTTCATCTTCTACAGCATGTATTTGTGACTGATTTACTTGTTTTTCTTTTACTACTACCGGTCTCATCATTTACCCTCCATTACTTCAATGTAAGAAATTCTGCAATTGGGCCGAGTACTAACATCGGGAAAAATGTTAACGCACCAACAATTACAATCGTTCCAATAAAGATTCCTCCAAATAAACCATTATCCGTACGGAACGTTCCGACTGTTTCTGGTACTACCGTCTTCTCTTTCAATGAAGCTGCCACAGCTAGCATCGTAATTAAACTGAAATAACGTCCTAAAAACATAACTAAACCAGTTGTAATATTCCAAAACGGTGTATTATCTGCTAATCCTTCAAATCCAGATCCGTTATTCGCAGCTGACGATGTGTATTCATATACAACTTGCGTTAAACCGTGAAAACCGGAGTGAGAAATCGCATCCGTTCCTAAACTTGTTGAAAGAGCTAATGCTGAAAATCCTAAAATAAGTAATGGATGAAATAGAATCGTTACTGCAATTAATTTCATTTCCTTACCTTCAATCTTTTTACCTAAAAACTCTGGTGTCCTTCCGACCATTAATCCAGATATAAAGACTGCAATAATTGCATACATAATAATATTAATAAAGCCCGCTCCAACACCACCGTATACTGTATTCAACATCATATTTACGAGTGGTACTAATCCGCCAATTGGTGTTAACGTATCATGCATCGTATTAACGGCCCCTGTTTCAGCAGCTGTCGTTACTGTTGCGTATAGTGAAGAAAATACTGTTCCAAATCGCACTTCTTTTCCTTCTGTACTTCCTTGTACATGTTCGATACCCATTCCATTTAATGCCGGATTACCATTTAATTCAGATGTAGTAATCGTTATAAATCCGAGTAAAAACACCATAAATAGTGAAACGAAAAGGATACGTCCTTGTTTTTTATTTCCTACCATTCTTCCGTACGTAAATGGAAGTGCTGTTGGCAATAACATCATAAGCATCATTTGCAAAATATTACTCATTTGCCCTGGATTTTCGAAAGGATGTGTAGAGTTTGCTCCGAAAAATCCTCCGCCGTTATTTCCAAGTTCCTTAATGGAAACGAATGATGCAACTGGACCACGTAAAATACTTTGCTTCGCACCATCAATTGTTTGTGCTGTAACCGCCCCATCTAACGTTTGTGGTACACCAAGTGCGACAAAGACTAACGCCGCAATAAATGCGATAGGAAGAAAAACTCTCGTTAACGCTCTCGTAAAATCAACGAAAAAGTTACCAAGTTCTTTTCCAGCGAGCCCTCTTATAAATGCCATAACGATGGCTAACGTCGTTGCTGGTGCCGCAAACATTAAAAATGTAATCCCGATTAATTGTGATAAATAAGATAAACCATTTTCACCGCTGTAATGTTGTAAGTTTGTATCAGCCATAAAACTAATCGCTGTATTAAAAGCGAGCGTAGGCTCCATCCCTTCAATATGCGCTGGATTTAATGGCAATACACCTTGTAATCTGAAAATGAAATATACGACGACAATCATAAATCCATTGAGTAGAACTAATGATAATGCATACTGTTTCCACGTTTGATTGTATCCTTTTACACCTGTAATTTTAAAAATAAGTTTCTCAAAAGGCCCGAATACTTTATCTAGCTTCTTGCTACCTTGAAAGGCTTTCTCTAAATAAATCCCCGTTGGCTTTGCTACTAAAATAAACAAGAGCATTGTAATAACGACTGCAACCCAAATCATAATGAATGATTCCCCCTAATTAAAACTTTTCTGGATTTAATAATGCGTATACTAAGTACACCGTAATCGCTGCAACAATAACCGATAAGGCAATCATCATGATTGCTTCCCTTCTTTCACAACTTTATCTGACCAACTTGCAAGACTTGCCATCGATGCGACTAACCCAACAAAAATACCGATCATTACAACATCTAACATAACTACCCCTCACTTTTGTTAATTTTTACCATCTAGTTATCAAAAAAAGAACACTAAGCTCTACTTAGTGTTCGAAACGAACAACACAAAGTAAACCTCCTCTCTAAACGCTTACGAGGTTAGCTGTCGGATTCGGGCCTAAAGAGTAGCCCTACTTTCAAAATTGAAAGATTCACCCCAAGTGACAATGCACAAAATTGGTTCCCCCGCTCCATTTCTGGAACTCAGCGATTTTAGGTTTTTTTTGGAAATTTTACGAATGATTTATGAGAGTAAATATACTCCTCTAAATTTAACTTGTAAAGGGGTAAATTACTGAAAATAAGAAAATATCCATCTATTTAAGCGTTTACATTAGTTGTTATTAATATTTTTTCATCTGTTTTCTCGTCTTTCCTTTCTTTTTCACAGAAATGATCTTTTAAATACGAAATAAAAAGAGCGAATTACATGAAGTGCATAGCTTGTTGCACTCAGCATTCGCTCTTTTTTCATTCAACCTTTATTCTCCACGCAAAAAAGCACGCAAATTTCTCCCTCGAATATAAACTTGTGATAATTCCGCATGTAACTGCTCATATTCGGTAATATCCGCCTCTAAATACAAAACATCTTTTGATGGTAATATAATATATGGACCTGGAAAAAGAGGATCGAGCACTACCAATTCGTGAACTCTCTCTACCGATATCGCCCAACGATTCGCTATATCTCCTAGTAACAACACTTTCATCTTCATTTCCCCCACCTTATTCAAAAAATAAAAAAGAAATATTATCACAGTTCGTAAACACTACAAATTTAGCTCCAATTGTTTCATAGAGCCTGGCCGGATAGCGTTTATTCTTTGTAACAACAGTAATAGGCGCTTGAAAAGAAAAACGAATGTGTTCTGTGAAGAAACTAACTATCGGAAGCTCATCCCCTAGTAAAATCACCTTCTTAATACGTGTGCAAATACTAGTAAAATCCTTCTCCTTATTACAGCTATAAGCTGATTCAAACCCATACTCTCTAACTTCAGCCGCTATCTCTTCATTGGCTGTAAAAATAATTAACTCATGCTGAAATGCTACTAGCTCTCTTAAACTCTTTACCTTGTTTTTTTCTCCAACACAAATAAGTGTTAGTTCCATGTACCTCATCCTCCTTAGCATAAAAGAACTCAAACATAGATTGATATTCTCCTATACTAATCAGACCGATGAAGTGATGTATCCATCATGGCACCGTCCTCTCTCAAGACGCTTACGAAGTTAGCTGTCGGATTCGGACTTTGAGAGTAGCCCTACTTTCAACATTGAAAGATTCACCCCTAGTGACGACGCACAAATTGGTTCCTCCGCTCCATACATTTGGACTCAGCGTATTACAAAAAATGTATTCTGGCTGATATATTACTCCTGTATTTGGAAAAAGTAAACACAAAAAAAGCCAGTTAACAAACTGGCTTCTCGTATCTTTATACATGCGTCTTATTCAATTTATATGCAAAATGATTCGTCGGCCCATGACCACTTCCAATATTCAATGGCTCTTCAATTGCTATACTAATAAATCGTTTTGCTTCTTGAACTGCCTCTTCCATCAAGTAGCCTTTCGCAAGTCCTGCTGTAACCGCTGAAGCAAATGTACACCCACTTCCGTGCGTTTGCTTCGAAGGAATTCGTTCACTTCTAAATTCAATAAACTGCTCACCATCAAAGAGTAAATCAATTACTTCATTACCTTGATATTCTGCATGTCCGCCCTTCATAAGCACATATTTAGCCCCTAATTCATGCAATACTTTTGCAACTTCCTTACTATCTTCTACATTATGAATCTCCATTCCAGTTAACACTTCTGCTTCAGGAACATTCGGTGTGACAACAGTTGCTACTGGCAATAAATATTCTTTTAATGCTTGTACTGCTTCTTGTTGTAATAATGACGCACCGCCTTTAGCAATCATAACAGGATCTAGCACAATATTATTCCAGCCAAATTTCTTAATATGCTCTGCCACAATTTGAATAATTTCACTACTAAATAACATTCCCAGTTTCACAGCATCTGGCGTTAAATCCGTACCAATTGAATTCAGCTGCTCCGTAATCCCTTCTAAAGAAACAGGATATACCCCTTGAACGCCAAGCGTATTTTGAGCAGTAATTGCTGTAATAGCCGTCATTCCATACACACCAAGCTCTTGGAATGTTTTTAAATCCGCCTGAATCCCAGCGCCGCCTCCGCTATCAGACCCTGCAATTGTTAAAGCTTTATTCACTTTCATCCCACTCATCCTTTTCTACCCAAAATAGCGATGATAAATTGTTTTCGCTTCGCTTATATCTTTCGTGCCATGTACAAGTACACGGCCATCTTTAAAAGCAACTAATCTCTTTTCTTCAACCGAAAATGATAATAAATATGGATTTACATTCAAATCATTCACGCGATCATTCAGCAATTTTTTATATTGTTCAAAATCCATTTCCTCTTTATGAGGTGGTCTAATTTGAACTGTATTTCTCCCGCATAACACTGCTGTTTTTGAAGTGTTTTCCTTATTTAAATATGGATATACTGCCTGTTCACCACACGATAGACAATTATGTTTACGAAGCTTTCGCACATTCATACATGAATATTCATTTTTCCATACATCAAATGATACAAGCCCATCTCGAAGCGAGTCATAATCTTCTACTAACAGTTTAAGTGTTTCCGTTACTTGATGAGAAACGACAAGAGACACAGCAGGCGATATAATCCCCGCTGTATCACATGTCGCTCCCCCAAGCGGAATCGATTGTAATAAACAAGATAAACATGGCGTTTTTCCTGGAAGAATAGTATAAGAAAGACCGTAACTCCCTACACATGCCCCATAAACCCATGGAATAGAATATTTTTGCGATATATCATTCACAATGAAACGTGTTTCGAAATTGTCAGTCGCATCGATGATTACATCAACATTTGTAACGAGTTCTTCCAACTCTTCAGCCGTTACATCCTGAACGAGAGCTTCTACTCTTACTTCACTATTAACCTCTTCTAGACGTTTTTTTGCCGCTACAGCCTTCGGAAGATTATTCTCTACATCACTCTCTGCATACAATTGTTGTCTTTGCAAATTACTCCAATCGACATAATCACGGTCAACAATTGTTACTTGACCAACGCCTGCTCTTACAAACATCTCTGCGTTTGCACTACCTAATGCGCCTGCACCGATAATAAGTACATGCTTTGTCCTTATCTTTTGTTGCCCTTCTTCCCCAATTGGAGAAAATAGCTCTTGGCGAGAATATCGATTATTCAACTACGCTCATTCCTTCTAAAGGACTACTTGCTGTCGCGCAGCGCTTACGTGCAATACGACCTGCTTCAAACCCTAATCGTCCTGCCTCAATACCTAATTTCATTGCATATGCCATTTTAATAGGATCGTTCGCTCCAGATACTGCAGTATTTAATAACACACCATCTGCTCCTAATTCCATTGCAAATGCTGCATCAGCTGGACTACCAATACCAGCGTCAACGATAACTGGTACTGTCGCTTGTTCAATAATGAAACTTAAATTTAATGGATTTACAATACCAAGCCCTGAACCAATCGGTGATGCTCCTGGCATAATCGCGTGTACACCAAGTTCTTGTAATTTACGAGCTAATACAACATCATCAGATGTGTATGGTAGAACGATAAATCCTTCTTCTAGTAACATTTCAGATGCCTTTAACGTTTCTACTGGATCAGGTAATAACGTTCTATCATCACCAATAACTTCTACTTTTATCATGTCACAAAGTCCAGAAGCTTTTGCTAATTTTGCAATACGAACAGCTTCTTCAGCATTTTTTGCTCCTGCTGTATTCGGTAATAACGTATATTTTTTCACATCAAGTTTCTCTAATAAATTAGGCTGCTTCGCATCGAATATATCCATACGACGTACTGCGAATGTTAAAATCTCAGCCTCAGAAACATCAATTGCCTTTTGCTGCACATCAAAATCAGGGAATTTCCCTGTTCCTAATAAAAGTCTAGAATGAAATGAAAATTGTCCAATGTTTAACATAATCAACCGCCTCCTACGAAAGTTACAATCTCAATTTGGTCCCCATCAAAAACAGATGTATCGTTATGATCATCTTTTTGTAAAATATCTTTATTACGTTCTACTACAACAATTCTGTTATCTAACTCTAAATGTGTAAGTAGCCCAGCTACTGTTTTCACACTCTCTGGTACTTCAATTTGGTTACCATTAATTTTTAAATTCAAACTTCCATCCCCTTTCTAAACCGTTTTAGAAAGCAATGAATCTAGCAAGTGATTCTCCTGCTTTCCTTCTATTAAATCAGCCATATACTGACCAGAAACAGGACTTAATAAAATGCCGTTTCGATAATGTCCAGTACAAGCATATAAACCTTTTATTTCTTCATGCTCTCCCATATAAGGAGCTTCATGATTAGACTGCGGTCTTAACCCAGCCCACGTACTTTCCCATTCTGCTTCTTTTAAAGCAGGCAATATTGTATACGCACGCTCTAATATGGAAGTAATACTTTCTGGTTGTACAGATTTATTAAATGTATGAGGCTTCATCGTTGCCCCAATCACATAACGGCCACCGCGCTTCGGCGTAATATAAAACCTCTCCTGGAAAATAGGAGCTTTCAACAGAGGTTTCCTGCTTATTACTGCAACAACCTCCCCCTTAACAGGATATGTACCCCAATCACTCTGAAAATAATGTAGCAATTTCGTACTCCATGATCCTCCGGCGATAACGAATTTTTCACATGTGATTACACCTTCGCTTGTCACAATTCCAGTCACTTTATTATTTTCAATACGAATATCAAACACTTCTGTTTGTTCATATATATCAGCTCCGGAAATTGCTGCAGAATGTGCGAATGCTTTCGTAAGCTCTGGTGCAATAACTTGACCATCTTTCGGATAATACACCGCCCCTATAATTGACTCGGAAAGAAACGGCTCTTTTTCCCGTAAATGGTCCCCCGTTAGAAATCGGGAATCTTCACCTGTTTTCTGCTGCCAATCCATAATATGAAGAATTCTTTTCTTCTCATCTTCATTTTGAGCGATGCGATAAATGCCCTTTTCTTCATACCCAATATCGATGCCTGTTTTTTCACGTAAAACTGCTGCAAGTTGTGGAAATATAGCACGGCTTTCTCTAGCAAGCTCAAACAACGGATCATATGCATCCCATTCTGCCTGAACACCGAGCAAACCAGCAGCTGCTTTCGAAGCTTCAGATGCGATTCTTTGCTTCTCTACAATCGCTACTTTATGCCCTCTTTCTGCTAGAAAGTGTGCAACTGAACTACCAATTACACCTCCGCCAATAATCGCTACATCATACTTCTTACACATGTTTTTCCGCCCACTTTCTTATTGATTCCTTATAAGATTTCGCCTTGCTATACGGATTACTACTGCTTATAATCCCGGACATAACAGCAATGCCACTTACACCATTTGCAAGAACATCACCTGTATTTTCAGGGGTAATCCCACCAATTGCAGTTATTGGTATGGATAAACAACTTGCCATATGAGCAATTTCTTCTAATCCTCTCGCTGGCACACCTTTTTTACAATCTGTCGGAAATACATGACCATAAACGAGTGAATCTGCTCCATTTTTAAATGCTACTATCGCTTCATCTAGCGAATGTACTGAATAACCGACATGCAAATAAGAAAACTTTTCTTTTACTAACCTTACATCTGCGCTTCGATATCCTAGCTGAACACGCGGAATATTTAATAGAATAGCAATATCAATTCGATCATTTATCACTATCTTCGATGCTGGAAAGCCTTTCCCCAAAAGACTTTCCACACCTTCATACAATTCCTTCGTACTTTTCTCACGCTCACGAATATGCAAATAATCGATCTCACTCTCAATTTGCATCGCTACATTCACTAACTCTTCGAATGGCATATGGCCATTTGAGATTACATGGAGCTCATTTTTCATATTCATTCGCCTACTTTAAAATGTTTTCAAATAATTCATCGGCTGGAACGATTTCTTTCGTCATTCCTTTGTCTTTCAACCATTTGTTTTGTTTCTCCCATGACTCTTTTGAATCCGATAAGAATGGCTCATCTTTCGTTTCCATCTTCTCTAATAAAATTTTCATACTTTCTTTTTCAACTTCTGGTACAAGCGGGAAGTTTTCTTTTTCTTGATGATTTAATAAAATATTTAATGCTTCATCGGGTTTTTTCTTCATAAAGTCATACCCTTTTTGTGCCCCACGTAAAAAGGCTTGCAATGCTTCTTTATCTTTTTTCAACGTTTTATCACCCGTTACAAACACAAGCTCATGATAGTTCGGTACACCATAATCTGCTGGATTAAAGTATGCTGGTTCATGACCTTCATGACGCATAACAGGTACTTCATGGTTAATGTATGCCCCTGTTACCGCATCCACTTTTTTCGTAATTAATGCTGGTACTAAATCAAAGCCAACATCGACTACTTTCACTGTATCTGGATTACCACCAGCTTCTTTTACCATCGTTTTTAAATACATCTCACTTAAAGGTGTTCCAGAATATCCAACTGTTTTCCCCTCTAAATCTTTTGGCGATTGAATGCCTGCTGATTTCAGTGATACAACATGATTTAACGGTGAACGTACGACAGCTCCAATTGATTTCACTGGAATTTGTTCATTTGCTTTTGCCATGACAACATCTGGTTGATAATACAAACCAACTGTCACTTTCCCTGCTGCCGCTAGCGTTAATGGATCAGTCGGATTAGAAGGGAATTTAATATTCACCTTGACTCCTTCTTCTTTAAAGTATCCTTTTTCAATTGCCGTATAAATAAAGCTATGTACCGCATTCGGGTACCAATCAAGCATTACTGTTATTTCTTTTTCTGATTTATTCTTATCTGATGCCGAGTTACTCGAACATCCTGCAATCATTGCAACTAATAATGTAAACACAAAGATGCGTTTTAATAATTTCATGAATGTTTCCTCCAACTAATAAATTTCTTTTCCAATATGGAAATAAGTATGACGAAGAAAATTGCTAATAATGATAACAATACAATTGGTGCAAATACACCAGCTCCGTCTAACTGCGTCATCATTCTTTTACTGAAATATCCAAGCCCAGCTTGTGCACCGAGCCATTCACCAATCGCTGCCCCAATAACGCTAAGTGGTACCGCAATTTTTAACGCTGAAAAAAAGTAAGGAAGAGCAGATGGCAACTTTAGCTTTAGAAAAACATCTTTTTTCGTTGCACCATATGTAACTAATAGCTCCTCCCATTCTTTTTTCGTACTGCGCAGTCCATCATACGTATTGACCGCAATTGGGAAAAACGTAATTAAAACGGTAACAACAACCTTACTCCAGATGGTATATCCAAACCATAAAACGAAGAGCGGCGCAAGCGCAGTAATCGGGATGGTTTGTGAAGCAACTAATAACGGATAAAATGCTCTTTCCATCCACGTACTCGCATTCATTAACATTGCTAGCCCTACGCCCAGTACGATAGAAATAACAATGCCTATTAAAACGACGTACAACGTTGCAGGTAAATGAACCGTAAATAATATATCTTTCAGCGCCCATATCTTCATTACAATTGCAGAAGGTGATGGCAAAATGTACATCTCATCTACAATTCTTGCTCCTACTTCCCACAGAGCAAGTAAAATTCCACTTAATATTAGGGCAGGTAATAACTCCTTCAAGCGATTCATCATACGAGTACCTGCCTTTGTAACATACTAAGGAGCTCTTCTTTAAGCGCTAACACTTCAGGCTTATATAAATCTTTTCTTGTTCGGTTACGATCAAGCGGCACAATTCGCTCAGTTAAAGTTGCTATCGGTTGATTTTCTACAACCAAAATTCGATTAGAAAGAAACAATGCTTCTTCAACATCATGAGTGATAAATAAAATTGTTTTTTCCCACTCTTTCCATTGTTCAAACAACCATTCTTGCAAAGATGCCTTCGTTAAAGCGTCCAATGCGCTAAACGGTTCATCTAACAATAATATCTCCCCGCCTGTTAATAAAGTTCGGATAAAAGATACGCGTTGCCTCATACCACCAGATAAATCTTTCGGATATTTTTTCTCGTACCCTTGTAAACCAAATTTATGTAACAGTTCTTTCGCTTTTACTTGCGCTTCTTTCTTCTGCACACCTTGGCACTCTAGCGGCAGGGCAGCATTCTCAATAATCGTCCTCCACGGCAAGAGCATATCTTTTTGGGGCATATACCCTACAGGATGACTCTTTGTTTTTGTCAGCTCTATCTGTCCAGTACTTGCCTCTTCTAAGCCTGTAATAAGGCGAAATAAAGTACTTTTCCCGCATCCACTCGGCCCGATAATACTTACAAACTCTTTATCTTGTATAGAAGCATTTAATTCATTGATGATTGGTTTCTCATCATAATGAAAGGAAACATTATGAAACTGTAGTATGTTCTTGCTCCTCAAAACCCCACATCTCCTTACGATAAGCCATATCCCAGAATAAATATTCAAATCGGCTGGAATATAAGAAAATCTCCTCTAATCGGTCTAGCTCTTTCTCTGACTTTCCAACTGCCATTTCATTTAATAAATCTATTAACCAAATACAAAGGTTACCGTATTCTTCAGAACAATATCCTTGAATCCACTCTCCAAAGAACTCATGATCGCTTGCTCCAGGAATATCATTTAAACGCTTTCCGATCTCCCAATAGCTCCACATACATGGAAGTAAAGCTGATATTAATTCTGCAAGTGTGCCATTTTGAGATACAGACATCATGTAATTTGTATAGGCTAAATTTTTAGCAGATGGTTTCGCAGATTCTATCTCCTCTACAGTAATGCCAAGTTTATTTGCATACTGTTTATGGATCGTCATTTCTCCATTTAAAATCCCATCAATTTGCTCTGCAAATTTTGCCATAACTTGTGGATTCGTTGCCTTTACAACCCCAATTGCATATAGCTTTGCATAATCTAACAAATATAAATAATCTTGAATAATATAGTACTGGAATTTATCTTTTTCCAACGTACCATCCCCCATACCTACTACAAACGGATGATTATGACTTTTCTCCCAAACAGGCTGCACCGTATCAAATAATCTTTCACAAAATTTCATTAATAATTCCCCTTCCTATATATCTATTTATCTCAATAAAAAAACCACTTCTGTATATAAGAAGTGGTTACAGCAAATAAAATTATAATTTATTCGTTGTTCCACTTCCCTTCGCTAGTATTATCTAGATCAGGTGTTGTAAGGGTTAAGGATTATTCCTCTCTCAGCACGAAAAGCACCCCTAGTGGTGTTAATATGAAATTTTCAAATAAAAAAGCCCCGTTTCTATACGCAAAGAAACGGGGACTCATTGTTAATGTCCGAATTGCTTCCCTACGCTAGCATAATCTAGATCAGGTAATAAAAAGGATCAAAGGCTTATGGCCCTACTCTCAGCTGGCAACACCAGCCCTCCTAGCAAACTATAAA
It encodes:
- the kdpB gene encoding potassium-transporting ATPase subunit KdpB, producing the protein MRPVVVKEKQVNQSQIHAVEDEVRQAKTMDRDIVTHAMKQSFAKLNPKVMIKNPIMFVVEIGFIITLILSFLPSISSSVPGWFNITVSLILLFTVLFANFAEALAEGRGKAQADSLKQSKKDVFANVVKENGDIVQVSATDLRKGDVVIVKQGEMIPNDGEVIKGLASVDESAITGESAPVIKEAGGDFCSVTGGTMVVSDEITIVITSNPGESFIDKMISLVEGAARQKTPNEIALNTVLTSLTLIFLIVVVTLPIFTNYLGFQIDTAVLVALLVCLIPTTIGGLLSAIGIAGMDRVTKFNVLAMSGKAVEAAGDINTIILDKTGTITFGNRMAHTLLPVGNETIEQVGKWAAISSVLDETPEGRSVIEYVQTKSISYNREIAEQGEFVPFKAETRMSGVDLQDGTKVRKGAVGAVIEWVQSQGGMIPKDVNQKADLISKEGGTPLVVAVDNRIYGLIYLKDTVKPGMRERFEQLRQMGIKTVMCTGDNPLTAATIAKEAGVDEFVAECKPEDKIAVIKAEQDKGKLVAMTGDGTNDAPALAQADVGLAMNSGTTAAKEAANMIDLDSNPTKIIEVVGIGKQLLMTRGALTTFSIANDIAKYFAIIPAMFTLAIPQMEALNIMKLTSPLSAILSALIFNAVIIPLLIPLAMKGIAYKPMSSNALLSRNLLIYGLGGVIVPFIGIKVIDMIVGLFI
- the kdpA gene encoding potassium-transporting ATPase subunit KdpA, whose translation is MIWVAVVITMLLFILVAKPTGIYLEKAFQGSKKLDKVFGPFEKLIFKITGVKGYNQTWKQYALSLVLLNGFMIVVVYFIFRLQGVLPLNPAHIEGMEPTLAFNTAISFMADTNLQHYSGENGLSYLSQLIGITFLMFAAPATTLAIVMAFIRGLAGKELGNFFVDFTRALTRVFLPIAFIAALVFVALGVPQTLDGAVTAQTIDGAKQSILRGPVASFVSIKELGNNGGGFFGANSTHPFENPGQMSNILQMMLMMLLPTALPFTYGRMVGNKKQGRILFVSLFMVFLLGFITITTSELNGNPALNGMGIEHVQGSTEGKEVRFGTVFSSLYATVTTAAETGAVNTMHDTLTPIGGLVPLVNMMLNTVYGGVGAGFINIIMYAIIAVFISGLMVGRTPEFLGKKIEGKEMKLIAVTILFHPLLILGFSALALSTSLGTDAISHSGFHGLTQVVYEYTSSAANNGSGFEGLADNTPFWNITTGLVMFLGRYFSLITMLAVAASLKEKTVVPETVGTFRTDNGLFGGIFIGTIVIVGALTFFPMLVLGPIAEFLTLK
- the kdpF gene encoding K(+)-transporting ATPase subunit F — encoded protein: MMIALSVIVAAITVYLVYALLNPEKF
- a CDS encoding SipW-dependent-type signal peptide-containing protein gives rise to the protein MLDVVMIGIFVGLVASMASLASWSDKVVKEGKQS
- the thiD gene encoding bifunctional hydroxymethylpyrimidine kinase/phosphomethylpyrimidine kinase, with the protein product MKVNKALTIAGSDSGGGAGIQADLKTFQELGVYGMTAITAITAQNTLGVQGVYPVSLEGITEQLNSIGTDLTPDAVKLGMLFSSEIIQIVAEHIKKFGWNNIVLDPVMIAKGGASLLQQEAVQALKEYLLPVATVVTPNVPEAEVLTGMEIHNVEDSKEVAKVLHELGAKYVLMKGGHAEYQGNEVIDLLFDGEQFIEFRSERIPSKQTHGSGCTFASAVTAGLAKGYLMEEAVQEAKRFISIAIEEPLNIGSGHGPTNHFAYKLNKTHV
- a CDS encoding thiazole biosynthesis adenylyltransferase ThiF, producing MNNRYSRQELFSPIGEEGQQKIRTKHVLIIGAGALGSANAEMFVRAGVGQVTIVDRDYVDWSNLQRQQLYAESDVENNLPKAVAAKKRLEEVNSEVRVEALVQDVTAEELEELVTNVDVIIDATDNFETRFIVNDISQKYSIPWVYGACVGSYGLSYTILPGKTPCLSCLLQSIPLGGATCDTAGIISPAVSLVVSHQVTETLKLLVEDYDSLRDGLVSFDVWKNEYSCMNVRKLRKHNCLSCGEQAVYPYLNKENTSKTAVLCGRNTVQIRPPHKEEMDFEQYKKLLNDRVNDLNVNPYLLSFSVEEKRLVAFKDGRVLVHGTKDISEAKTIYHRYFG
- the thiG gene encoding thiazole synthase → MLNIGQFSFHSRLLLGTGKFPDFDVQQKAIDVSEAEILTFAVRRMDIFDAKQPNLLEKLDVKKYTLLPNTAGAKNAEEAVRIAKLAKASGLCDMIKVEVIGDDRTLLPDPVETLKASEMLLEEGFIVLPYTSDDVVLARKLQELGVHAIMPGASPIGSGLGIVNPLNLSFIIEQATVPVIVDAGIGSPADAAFAMELGADGVLLNTAVSGANDPIKMAYAMKLGIEAGRLGFEAGRIARKRCATASSPLEGMSVVE
- the thiS gene encoding sulfur carrier protein ThiS; translation: MNLKINGNQIEVPESVKTVAGLLTHLELDNRIVVVERNKDILQKDDHNDTSVFDGDQIEIVTFVGGG
- the thiO gene encoding glycine oxidase ThiO; translated protein: MCKKYDVAIIGGGVIGSSVAHFLAERGHKVAIVEKQRIASEASKAAAGLLGVQAEWDAYDPLFELARESRAIFPQLAAVLREKTGIDIGYEEKGIYRIAQNEDEKKRILHIMDWQQKTGEDSRFLTGDHLREKEPFLSESIIGAVYYPKDGQVIAPELTKAFAHSAAISGADIYEQTEVFDIRIENNKVTGIVTSEGVITCEKFVIAGGSWSTKLLHYFQSDWGTYPVKGEVVAVISRKPLLKAPIFQERFYITPKRGGRYVIGATMKPHTFNKSVQPESITSILERAYTILPALKEAEWESTWAGLRPQSNHEAPYMGEHEEIKGLYACTGHYRNGILLSPVSGQYMADLIEGKQENHLLDSLLSKTV